The region GAATCTGCGCGCCCGCGGATCGCGGCAGTGAGCCGGCGCGGCACCGCCGCACCGCCGCACCGCCGCACCGCCGCACCGCGGCAAGGACGACGGCGGGACGGGAGCCCTCCGCGTCCCGGCGCACGACGCAGGCAAGGACGCGATCACGGTACCTAATGGAAGTAATGCCTTCATGCCATTAGTGTGGGCCGTGGCGGCACCGAGCCGCCCTCTGCACGGGGAGGCGTACGCGATCATGCCCGCATTGCAACTGCCGCAAGTGGCACACCGGTTCACCGAGGTCGACGGGCTGCGGATCTTCTACCGGGAGGCAGTGCCCGCCGCCGAGGACGCCCCCGTGCTGCTCCTGCTGCACGGCTTCCCGTCCGCCTCGCACCAGTACCGCCGGCTGATCGACGCGCTCGGCGGCCACTACCGGGTCGTCGCGCCCGACTACCCCGGCTTCGGGTACAGCGACCTGCCCGCGGACAGCGGCTGGACCTTCGACCGGCTCGCCGACACGATCGAGGGCTTCTGCCTCGCACTCGGCCTGGACCGCTTCACTCTCTACGCCTTCGACTTCGGCGCACCCGTCGGCTTCCGGCTGGCCACCAGGCACCCGGAGTGGATCGCCGGCCTGGTCGTGCAGAACGGCAACGCCTACGAGGAGGGCCTCAGCGACCTCGCGCGGGGCCTGGTGGCGGAGACGCCCGAGGCCGAGGGGTCGCGGGAGCGGGTGACCGGTCTGCTCACCGCGGAGGTGACCCGCGGCCAGTACGAGGGCGGCACCGCGGACCCGGCGGTCGTAGCGCCCGAGGGCTGGACGCTCGACCAGCACTTCCTCGACCTGCCGGGACGGCACGGCATCCAGCTCGACCTGCTCTACGACTACAGCAGCAATGTGGCGCTCTATCCCCGGTGGCAGGAGTGGCTGCGGCAGCACCGGCCGCCGCTGCTGCTGGTGTGGGGCACGGGGGACGCGTTCTTCACCGAGGCCGGCGCGCGCGCCTTCACGCGGGACGTGCCGGACGCCGAACTGCACCTCTTCCGCACCGGGCACTTCGCCCTCGAGGAGCAGGTCGGCGAGATCGCCCCGCTCATCGCGGACTTCCTCGACCGCACCTGGGCAGCCGCACCGGGGCCAGCCGACCGCTGAGTCACGCTACGGAGCCGGCGGCGGCGATCCGGGCGGAGAATCCTTACGGAACACGGACGGTGGCGGTGCTGGACCGCTGGTCCATGGTCACTGTCAGTGGTGGGTGCCAGACTCGTCAGCATGAGCACCGCACCTGTCTCCGTACCGCCGCCGCGTCGGCGGATCCTCGTCGTGGACGACGACCCGACCGTCGCCGAGGTCGTCGCGGGCTATCTCGACCGGGCCGGCTTCGCCGTGGAGCGGGCCGCGGACGGCCCGACCGCGGTCGCCCGCGCGGCAGCCGAGCGGCCGGATCTGGTCGTGCTCGACCTGATGCTGCCGGGCATGGACGGGCTCCAGGTGTGCCGCGCGATACGGGAGGCGGGGCCGCTGCCGGTGGTGATGCTCACCGCGCGGGGTGACGAGGACGACCGCATCCTCGGCCTTGAGGTCGGCGCGGACGACTATGTGACCAAGCCGTTCTCGCCGCGCGAGCTGGTGCTGCGGGTCGAGTCGGTGCTGCGCCGCGCCGGCTCGCCGCCCGCGCCCGGGCCGTGGCTGCGGTCGGGGCCGCTCGCCCTCGACCCGGCCGCCCGCCGGGCGCTGCGGGACGGCACGGAATTGCCGCTGACGATCCGCGAGTTCGACCTGCTGTCCTTCTTCCTCCAGCACCCGGGGCGGGTGCTGGGCCGCGAGGAGCTGATGCGGCGGGTGTGGGGCTGGGAGTTCGGCGACCTGTCGACGGTCACCGTGCATGTGCGGCGGCTGCGCGAGAAGATCGAGGACGATCCGGCCAGGCCGCGGCTGATCAGTACGGTGTGGGGCGTCGGCTACCGCTTCGACCCGGGGCCGCCCGGGGCCGCGGAGGGCGGTGCCGCCGATGCGTGATCTGCTGGTGATCGCCGCGTATGCCGCGGTGGGCGCGGCGGTCGTCGGGCTGCTGGGTGCCGCCGCCCTGCGCCAGCTGCGGAACCGCTCGGTCGCGCTGTCGCTCGCCGTGGTCGCCGTCGTCGCGGTCTGCGCGATGCTGGCCGGGACGCTGTCGGTGGCCTGGGCGATGTTCCTGTCGGAGCACGACCTCGGCGTCGTCACCACCGTCTGCGCGATAGCGGCGGCCGTCTCCCTCGGGGTGGCGCTGCTGCTCGGCCGCACGGTCGTGGCCGGCAGCCGGGCACTTGCCGCGGCGGCGCGCGCCTTCGGTGACGGCGACGCCTTCGCCGCGCCCCCGGGCGCGCCCACGGCCGAACTCGCCGAGCTGGGCCGCGTGCTGGCGGCCACCAGCGCGAAGCTGGACGCCTCCCGGGAGCGGGAGCGCGCGCTCGAGGCGTCCAGGCGCGAGCTGGTCGCCTGGATCTCGCACGACCTGCGCACCCCGCTGGCCGGGCTGCGGGCCATGACCGAGGCGCTGGAGGACGGGATAGCGGCGGACCCCGGCCGCTACCACCGGCAGATCCGCGCCGAGGTCGAGAGGCTCAGCGGGATGGTCGGCGACCTGTTCGAACTGTCCCGCATCCAGGCGGGGGTGCTGGCGCTCAGCCCGGCGCGCATGTCGGTCTACGACCTCGTCGGCGACGCCATCGCCGGTGCGGATCCGCTCGCCGCGGAGCATGGTGTGCGGCTGGTCGGTGAAAGGGTCGAGCGGATACCGATCGAGGTCGACGGCCGGGAGATGACGCGGGTGCTGGCGAATCTGCTGGCCAACGCGATTCGGCGGACACCGGCGGACGGTACGGTCGCGGTCTCCGCGCTGCGGGACGCCGCGTCCGGGTCGGTGGTGGTGTCCGTGACGGACGGTTGCGGCGGGATTCCGCCGGCCGATCTGCCCCGGGTCTTCGACACGGGGTGGCGGGGCAGCGGGGCGAGGACGCCTCCGGCGGGGGCGGGGCTCGGGCTCGCGATCGTTCGCGGGATCGTGGAGGCGCATCACGGGCGGGCCGCTGTTCACAATGTGCCGGGCGGGTGCCGCTTCGAGGTCGTGCTGCCCCCGGCCACTCCCTTGCCGGGGGGGCTTTAGGGGGTACGGGCGGTTCGCCCCCGTGCTTGGCCTCCGGCCGGGGGTGGGCCTACGGGTGGGCCGTTCTCGTGCGTGGGTCCTTGCGCTCCTGGGTGGGTGCCGCTCGCGGTGGCGTTCACCGTGCCGCCACGCGGGGGTTGCGTGCGCAGGTCCCCGCGCGCCCGGGTGAGTGCCACTTACCGTGGGCGTCGCACTTGCCGTGCGCTTCCGCCGGGCGCGCAGTTCCCCGCGCACCTCAGGGGGCGCCACTTGCCGTGGTGCCGCCGTGCCGCCACGTCGGAGTTGCGCACGCGGTTCCCCGGCCCCCCAGGTCGGTGCCACTCGCGGTACGCCTCGCGCTTGCCGTGCGTCTCGGCCGGGCGCGCAGTTCCCCGCGCACCTGGGTGGGTGGCACTTGCCGTGGTGCCGCCGTGCCGGCGGGGGTCAGTGGAGGGCGGGGGTGTGGAGGGTGAGGGTGGCCGTGGTGGTGTCGAGGGTCGCGGGAAGGCCGAGGGGGATCGTCACGGCGGCGTCGCAGTGGCCGAAGCCGAGGTCTTCCAGGATCGGGACGCCGAGCGGAGCCAGGCGGTCGAGGAGCAGGGCGCGCACCTCGTCGTAGGGGCCGCAGTCCTCCCAGGAGCCGAGGGCGATCCCGGCGACCCCGTCGAGCCATCCGGCGCGCAGGAGTTGGGTGAGGAAGCGGTCGAGGCGGTACGCCTCCTCGCCGACGTCCTCCAGCAGCAGGATGCCGCCCGCGGCCGACGGGCGGCCCGACCGCGTACCGAGGTCGGAGGCCAGCAGGCTCAGGCAGCCGCCCAGGACGACGCCCGCGGCCCGGCCCGGCACGAGTGCGCGGGGGGCCGGTGCGTGCAGCACCTGGACGTCCTCGGGCGTGAAGAGGGTGCGGCGCAGGTGCTCCTGGCCGGCCGGGTCGGTGAGGAAGCCCGGGGTGCCGGGCATCGGGCCGTGCAGGGTGGCCACGCCGAGGCGGGTGGCGAAGGCCTGGTGCAGCACGGTGATGTCGCTGTAGCCGAGGAAGACCTTCGGGGCGGCCTGCTGCATGGCGTCCCAGTCCAGCAGGTCGGCCATCCGCTGGGTGCCGTAGCCGCCGCGGGCGCAGATCACGGCGGCCAGGTCCGGGTCGCACCAGGCGTCGCGCAGGTCGTCGGCCCGTGCCTGGTCGGCCCCCGCGAGGTAACCGCAGGGGTGGCCGTCCAGGACGTGCGGGGCGACGACCGGCTCAAGGCCCCAGCCCCGCAGCACGTCGAGCCCGGCGTCCAGCACGTCCGGCGCCACGGGACCGGCGGGCGCCACGACGCCGACCCGGTCCCCGGCCACCAGCCGCCGCGGCCTGACGAGCCCGGCCGCGGCGGGGTGGACCGGGGTGGAGGTCCCGCTCACGGCGTCAGGTCGAGCACCGGCACCCCTGGCGGGGTGAAGCCGAAGACCTGGCCGTAGAGGGAGAGTTCGGCCTCCAGGCAGGTCACCAGGGTGTCGAGGCGGCGGAAGCCGTGGCTCTCGCCGGGGAAGGCGAGGTAGGCGTGCGGGATGCCGCGGCCGGTGAGGGCGGCGAGGAAGCGGTCGCACTGGACGGGCGGGCAGATGACGTCGTCCAGGCCCTGCATCAGCAGGAAGGGCGCGGTGATGCGGTCGGCGTGGTGGACCGGGGAGCGGTCGTGGTAGCGCTCGGGGACCTCGGTGTGCGGGCCGATGAGGGATTCGAGGTACCAGGACTCGAAGTCGTGGGTCTCGCCGCCGGCCGGCGACCAGCCGGCCAGGTCGAGGATCGGGTAGCTGATCGCGCCGCAGGCGAAGGCCGTGGTGGTGGTCAGCGCGGCAGCGGTGGTCCAGCCGCCGGCGCTGCCGCCGCGGATGCCCAGCCGCGCCGGGTCGGCGGCTCCCTCGGCGACCAGGCCCTCGGCGACGGCGACGCAGTCCTCGACGTCGACGACGCCCCACTGTTCGCGCAGCCGGTTGCGGTAGGCGCGGCCGTAACCGGTGGAGCCGCCGTAGTTGACCTCGGCGACGCCGATGCCGCGCGAGGTGAAGTAGGCGATCTCCAGGTCGAGGATCATGGAGGTGCGGCTGGTGGGCCCGCCGTGCACCCAGATGACGTACGGGGCCGGCCCGGTGGCGGTGTGCTCGGGGTGGCGGGGGGCGTAGACGTGGGCGTGCACGTCGCGCCCGCCGGGTCCGGTGAAGACCCGGTCCTGGGCCTCGGGGAGGTACGCGGGGTCGACGGCGTCGTGGTGGGGGTTGCCGAGGACCCGGGTGCGGCCGGTGGCGGCGTCGAGTTCGACGATCTCGGGCGCGCTGCGGGCGCTCGCGGCGAGGCCGATGACGCGGCTCCCGGTGGCGGCGAGGGTGCCGCCCCACTCGGTCCAGTGGCCGGGGGCGTCGGTGAGCCGGCCGGTGGCGGGGTCGAGCAGCGCGAGCCGGGCGGCGCCGACGCCGTGCAGGACGGCGACCAGGCCGTGGTCGAGCGGGGCGAACCAGCGCTGCCCGATCTTCCACAGCGGCCCGGCGAATTCCTCCTCGCGCGGGCACAGGTTGACGGCGTCGCCGGTCGCCGGGTCGACCCGGTACAGATTCCACCAGCCGGTGCGGTCGGTGGCGGCCAGCAGGGTGCCGTCGGCGGCCCAGTCGGCCTGCGAGACGGCTTCGTCGGGGCCGCCGATGAGGGTGCGGGCCGGGCCGAGGGTGCCGTCGGAATGTACGTCGGCGACGCGCAATTCCGTGCCGTCCCAGGGCATCCGCGGGTGGTCCCAGGCCAGCCAGACGGCCTGGCCGCCGTCGGGCGACAGCCGCAGGCCGGTGATGAAGCGGTGGGCGGCGGGGGCGAGTTCGCGGACGGCGTCGCGATTGTCCGCGGCGGCGCCGTCGAGCGGGACGGCGGTGTGCACCCGGCGCAGGTCGCCGGGGCCTTCGCCGGTGAATTCCTCCAGGACCGCCCACACTTCACCGCGCTCGGGGTGCACGGCGGGCTCCGCCCAGCGCAGTCCGCCGCCGACGGCGGAGACCGGGGTGAGCGGATACGGCGGGTCCTGCGGCCGGTCGGGCCGGAAGGCGTAGAGCCGCTGGTCGAGGTGGTGGGCGAAGACGATCAGCGGAGAGCCGTCGACGAGGGCGCCGGCCCAGGGGGTGCCGCCGTATTCCATGACGCGGTTGCGGACGTTCCAGGGCGCGGGCAGCGGGCATTCCTCGGTGCCGTCGGGGCGGCGCCTGATCAGCGCGCGCCGGCCCCCTTCCGCGGGGCGCGGCGCGGTCCACCACAGGTCGTCGCCGACGATGCCGATGCTGTCGGGGCTGCCGTCGTGGGAGGCGGCGGTGGCCGCGTCGATCGGCGAGGGCCAGCTGCCGTAGCGGGCGTCCTGCTGCGTGGTCGTGGTCATGCGGACTCCTCCGTCGCGGTGCCGCGCAGGAACCGGTCGAGCACGCGTACGCCGAAGTGCAGCGCGTCGACGGGGACGTGCTCGTCCACCCCGTGGAAGAGCGCCGGATAGTCGAAGCCGGGCGGGAGCCGCAGCGGCGAGAATCCGTAGCCGGTGATGCCGAGCCGGGAGAACTGCTTGGCGTCGGTGCCGCCGGACATGCAGAACGGCACGGCGACCGCCCCCGGGTCGAAGTGTTCGAGGGCCTCGCGCATCGCGGCGAAGGACGCGGAGTCGACCGGCGCTTCGAGCGGCACCTCGTGGTGGTGGTAGTTCCAGCGCACGTGCGGCCCGGTGAGCCGGTCCATGGTGCTGGTGAACTCGTCCTGGCCGCCGGGCACGACGCGGCCGTCGATGTACGCGGTGGCGGTGCCGGGGATGACGTTGACCTTGTAGCCGGCCTGCAGCATCGTCGGGTTGGCGCTGTTGCGGACGGTGGGCCGCACGAAGGCCGCGGCAATGCCGAGCTTGTCGAGCAGCGCGTCGACGTCGCCGAGGTCGGCGGGGACGCCGTAGAGCGCGGCCAGTTCGGTGAGGGCGGACCGTACGGTGGCGGTGAGGCGGACCGGCCAGCGGTGCTCGCCGATCCTGGTGACGGCGGCGGCCAGGTGGACGACGGCGTTCTCGTGGTTGATCTTCGAGCCGTGGCCCGCCCTGCCGTCCGCGGTCAGCTGGAGCCACGCGGTGCCGCGCTCGCCGGCCGCGACCGGGTAGATCCGCAGCCCGTTGTCGGCGTGGACGGTGTAGGCGCCGGACTCGCTGATGCCCTCGGTACAGCCGGCGAAGAGGTCGGCGTGCTCGGCTGCGAGGTAGCCCGAGCCGTAGGCGGCGCTGTCCTCCTCGTCGGCGGTGAAGGCGAGCACGATGTCGCGGGGCGGGCGCCGGCCGGCGCGGGCCCAGGCGCGGACGCAGGCGAGCACCATCGCGTCCATGTTCTTCATGTCGATGGCGCCGCGGCCCCACACGACGCCGTCGCGGACCTCGCCGGAGAAGGGGTGCACGGTCCAGTCGTCGGCCTGCGCGGGCACCACGTCGAGGTGGCCGTGCACCAGCAGCGCGTCGGCCGACGGGTCGGTGCCG is a window of Streptomyces sp. NBC_01477 DNA encoding:
- a CDS encoding alpha/beta fold hydrolase; this encodes MPALQLPQVAHRFTEVDGLRIFYREAVPAAEDAPVLLLLHGFPSASHQYRRLIDALGGHYRVVAPDYPGFGYSDLPADSGWTFDRLADTIEGFCLALGLDRFTLYAFDFGAPVGFRLATRHPEWIAGLVVQNGNAYEEGLSDLARGLVAETPEAEGSRERVTGLLTAEVTRGQYEGGTADPAVVAPEGWTLDQHFLDLPGRHGIQLDLLYDYSSNVALYPRWQEWLRQHRPPLLLVWGTGDAFFTEAGARAFTRDVPDAELHLFRTGHFALEEQVGEIAPLIADFLDRTWAAAPGPADR
- a CDS encoding response regulator transcription factor yields the protein MSTAPVSVPPPRRRILVVDDDPTVAEVVAGYLDRAGFAVERAADGPTAVARAAAERPDLVVLDLMLPGMDGLQVCRAIREAGPLPVVMLTARGDEDDRILGLEVGADDYVTKPFSPRELVLRVESVLRRAGSPPAPGPWLRSGPLALDPAARRALRDGTELPLTIREFDLLSFFLQHPGRVLGREELMRRVWGWEFGDLSTVTVHVRRLREKIEDDPARPRLISTVWGVGYRFDPGPPGAAEGGAADA
- a CDS encoding sensor histidine kinase, producing MRDLLVIAAYAAVGAAVVGLLGAAALRQLRNRSVALSLAVVAVVAVCAMLAGTLSVAWAMFLSEHDLGVVTTVCAIAAAVSLGVALLLGRTVVAGSRALAAAARAFGDGDAFAAPPGAPTAELAELGRVLAATSAKLDASRERERALEASRRELVAWISHDLRTPLAGLRAMTEALEDGIAADPGRYHRQIRAEVERLSGMVGDLFELSRIQAGVLALSPARMSVYDLVGDAIAGADPLAAEHGVRLVGERVERIPIEVDGREMTRVLANLLANAIRRTPADGTVAVSALRDAASGSVVVSVTDGCGGIPPADLPRVFDTGWRGSGARTPPAGAGLGLAIVRGIVEAHHGRAAVHNVPGGCRFEVVLPPATPLPGGL
- a CDS encoding S66 peptidase family protein; this encodes MSGTSTPVHPAAAGLVRPRRLVAGDRVGVVAPAGPVAPDVLDAGLDVLRGWGLEPVVAPHVLDGHPCGYLAGADQARADDLRDAWCDPDLAAVICARGGYGTQRMADLLDWDAMQQAAPKVFLGYSDITVLHQAFATRLGVATLHGPMPGTPGFLTDPAGQEHLRRTLFTPEDVQVLHAPAPRALVPGRAAGVVLGGCLSLLASDLGTRSGRPSAAGGILLLEDVGEEAYRLDRFLTQLLRAGWLDGVAGIALGSWEDCGPYDEVRALLLDRLAPLGVPILEDLGFGHCDAAVTIPLGLPATLDTTTATLTLHTPALH
- a CDS encoding prolyl oligopeptidase family serine peptidase, which codes for MTTTTQQDARYGSWPSPIDAATAASHDGSPDSIGIVGDDLWWTAPRPAEGGRRALIRRRPDGTEECPLPAPWNVRNRVMEYGGTPWAGALVDGSPLIVFAHHLDQRLYAFRPDRPQDPPYPLTPVSAVGGGLRWAEPAVHPERGEVWAVLEEFTGEGPGDLRRVHTAVPLDGAAADNRDAVRELAPAAHRFITGLRLSPDGGQAVWLAWDHPRMPWDGTELRVADVHSDGTLGPARTLIGGPDEAVSQADWAADGTLLAATDRTGWWNLYRVDPATGDAVNLCPREEEFAGPLWKIGQRWFAPLDHGLVAVLHGVGAARLALLDPATGRLTDAPGHWTEWGGTLAATGSRVIGLAASARSAPEIVELDAATGRTRVLGNPHHDAVDPAYLPEAQDRVFTGPGGRDVHAHVYAPRHPEHTATGPAPYVIWVHGGPTSRTSMILDLEIAYFTSRGIGVAEVNYGGSTGYGRAYRNRLREQWGVVDVEDCVAVAEGLVAEGAADPARLGIRGGSAGGWTTAAALTTTTAFACGAISYPILDLAGWSPAGGETHDFESWYLESLIGPHTEVPERYHDRSPVHHADRITAPFLLMQGLDDVICPPVQCDRFLAALTGRGIPHAYLAFPGESHGFRRLDTLVTCLEAELSLYGQVFGFTPPGVPVLDLTP
- a CDS encoding M20/M25/M40 family metallo-hydrolase, encoding MAERSVEASREHGAPVVDDVALEEVVRFTSDLIRIDTTNRGGGDGNERIAAEYVAERLAEVGIEPALLEKTPGRSNVVARIPGTDPSADALLVHGHLDVVPAQADDWTVHPFSGEVRDGVVWGRGAIDMKNMDAMVLACVRAWARAGRRPPRDIVLAFTADEEDSAAYGSGYLAAEHADLFAGCTEGISESGAYTVHADNGLRIYPVAAGERGTAWLQLTADGRAGHGSKINHENAVVHLAAAVTRIGEHRWPVRLTATVRSALTELAALYGVPADLGDVDALLDKLGIAAAFVRPTVRNSANPTMLQAGYKVNVIPGTATAYIDGRVVPGGQDEFTSTMDRLTGPHVRWNYHHHEVPLEAPVDSASFAAMREALEHFDPGAVAVPFCMSGGTDAKQFSRLGITGYGFSPLRLPPGFDYPALFHGVDEHVPVDALHFGVRVLDRFLRGTATEESA